The Streptomyces sp. NBC_01197 genome window below encodes:
- a CDS encoding RrF2 family transcriptional regulator, translating into MHEGVEWALHSCLNLAWAGDERAITAARLAAYHDLPAAYLNKQLQALARAGIVSSAPGPRGGFRLARRPEDVTLMDVVAAIEGPEQAFRCTEIRQQGPGAGMPDNYGEPCTVSRAMRSAELAWRQELAGQTLADVKATAERTAPGVPARVRRWFADSRT; encoded by the coding sequence ATGCATGAGGGCGTCGAATGGGCGCTGCACAGTTGCCTCAACCTGGCGTGGGCGGGGGACGAGCGGGCGATCACCGCCGCCCGGCTCGCGGCGTACCACGATCTGCCCGCCGCGTACCTCAACAAGCAGCTTCAGGCGCTGGCCCGGGCGGGCATCGTGTCGTCCGCTCCGGGCCCGCGGGGCGGGTTCCGGCTGGCCCGCAGACCCGAGGACGTCACCCTGATGGATGTGGTGGCGGCGATCGAAGGACCGGAGCAGGCCTTCCGCTGTACCGAGATCCGGCAGCAGGGGCCGGGCGCGGGGATGCCGGACAACTACGGCGAACCGTGCACCGTCTCGCGGGCCATGCGCAGCGCCGAGCTCGCCTGGCGCCAGGAGCTCGCGGGCCAGACCCTCGCGGACGTCAAGGCCACGGCCGAGCGCACCGCTCCCGGTGTACCCGCCCGCGTGCGCCGCTGGTTCGCCGACTCGCGCACCTGA